The Verrucomicrobium spinosum DSM 4136 = JCM 18804 genome includes a region encoding these proteins:
- a CDS encoding DUF6515 family protein → MNNRILHFYRGSAVATLVTALVIPHALDAGPRGGSVHRSVNRSTHVHASGGYNRSHVDVNRNVHRDTHVNVDRRHQDIDIHRDVHRDVDIDVHNRYYGRSGFVAGAVTGLAVGAAIATLPRGYRTVYVGSVPYAYSGGVYYQSAASGYVVVDPPVGAIIPELPAGAVVTVRSGVNYYVVNQVYYQPVIVSGVTQYRVVRF, encoded by the coding sequence ATGAACAACCGGATTCTCCACTTCTACCGTGGCTCTGCCGTCGCCACTCTGGTGACCGCCCTCGTCATTCCACATGCACTCGATGCAGGTCCCCGGGGTGGCAGTGTCCATCGCAGTGTGAATCGGAGCACGCATGTGCACGCCAGCGGTGGCTATAATCGCTCGCATGTGGATGTAAATCGCAATGTCCACCGTGACACACACGTGAACGTGGACCGTCGGCATCAGGATATTGATATCCATAGAGACGTGCATCGCGATGTTGATATTGATGTTCACAACCGGTACTATGGTCGCTCCGGCTTTGTCGCGGGTGCTGTGACCGGCCTTGCCGTGGGGGCCGCTATTGCCACCTTGCCACGTGGCTATCGGACCGTCTATGTAGGCAGCGTCCCCTATGCCTATTCTGGTGGAGTGTACTATCAGTCTGCCGCCTCGGGCTACGTCGTGGTGGATCCACCGGTGGGGGCAATCATCCCTGAACTGCCTGCGGGTGCGGTGGTGACGGTCAGAAGCGGAGTAAACTACTATGTGGTGAACCAGGTGTATTACCAGCCCGTGATTGTGAGCGGTGTCACCCAGTACAGGGTCGTGAGGTTCTAG
- a CDS encoding DUF2092 domain-containing protein, translating to MSPLHSQADATKETTVDPQALVIIKRASELLGDAKSSSFIAEIWEDVAVPDGPTVQVSRTVDIKMRRPDRLVIQKSSSEPERAFYYNGKELTVHDLKAGCYGSIKTPATIDAMVEAVAEKYDIALPIEDLIISKPFGDGAAKAKAGQYLGLDRVLGVTCHHVAFQNDNVEWQAWVDAGLLPVMRKVVITFKGGEDDEGNNETNDAAARGKDKEDKREKAKGPKQEEVANVVLEVEDGRDTHLAAIFSNWDFNAHLPDLVFEFTPPPDALNIEVLAVKTQE from the coding sequence ATGTCGCCGCTCCATTCTCAGGCGGATGCAACGAAAGAAACAACCGTTGATCCCCAGGCTTTAGTCATTATCAAGCGGGCTTCTGAACTTCTAGGGGATGCGAAAAGTTCCTCATTCATAGCGGAAATCTGGGAGGATGTGGCAGTTCCAGACGGGCCCACGGTACAGGTGAGCCGCACCGTGGATATCAAGATGCGCCGCCCGGATCGCCTGGTGATTCAAAAGAGTTCCTCCGAGCCGGAACGCGCCTTCTACTACAACGGAAAAGAACTGACAGTTCATGACCTCAAGGCAGGATGCTACGGCAGCATCAAGACTCCGGCGACCATTGACGCCATGGTGGAGGCCGTGGCGGAAAAGTATGACATCGCGCTGCCGATCGAGGATCTCATCATCAGTAAACCGTTTGGCGATGGTGCTGCGAAAGCGAAGGCGGGGCAGTACCTCGGGCTGGATCGTGTGCTTGGAGTGACGTGCCATCACGTTGCCTTCCAGAATGACAACGTGGAGTGGCAGGCCTGGGTGGATGCCGGCTTATTGCCCGTGATGCGCAAGGTCGTCATCACCTTCAAAGGCGGTGAGGATGATGAGGGAAACAACGAGACGAACGACGCCGCTGCCAGGGGGAAAGACAAGGAGGACAAGAGGGAAAAGGCGAAAGGACCGAAACAGGAAGAAGTGGCCAATGTGGTGTTGGAAGTCGAGGACGGCAGGGACACGCACCTTGCCGCCATCTTTTCCAACTGGGATTTCAATGCCCATCTCCCGGATCTCGTTTTCGAGTTCACCCCACCTCCAGACGCGTTGAACATCGAAGTGCTGGCTGTGAAGACTCAGGAGTAA
- a CDS encoding arylsulfatase, with amino-acid sequence MASAGAQAKKPNILVIWGDDIGTWNISHNNRGMMGYQTPNIDRIAKEGLSFTDYYGQQSCTAGRAAFIGGGVPVRTGMTKVGVPGAKEGWQKTDVTMATVLKSQGYATAQFGKNHQGDRDEHLPTQHGFDEFFGNLYHLNAEEEPENRDYPKSPEFKKKFGPRGVVKATADGKIEDTGPLTKKRMETIDAESVAAAKEFIQRQHKAGKPFFCWWNATRMHFRTHVKEEHKGLSGPSGDEYHDGMVEHDLQVGELLKLIDELGLAENTIVQYSTDNGPHFNTWPDAGNTPFRSEKNSNWEGAYRVPCFVRWPGHFPAGITLNGIVSHEDWLPTFAAAAGVPDIAEKLKVGVELNGRKYKNYIDGTNLLDYLTGKTKESPRSEFIYVNDDGQVVAIRYDDWKVVFLENRAHAFEVWREPFTELRVPLLFNLRRDPFEKAQHSANVYNDWFLERAFVCVPLQALAARFLQSMKDYPPSQTPGSFNLEKIQKTLEAAASGS; translated from the coding sequence ATGGCCTCGGCAGGCGCGCAGGCCAAGAAGCCCAACATTCTTGTCATTTGGGGCGACGACATAGGCACCTGGAACATCAGTCATAACAATCGCGGCATGATGGGCTATCAAACGCCGAACATTGACCGCATTGCCAAAGAGGGGCTCTCATTTACCGACTACTACGGACAGCAAAGTTGCACGGCAGGTCGGGCGGCATTTATCGGCGGTGGCGTGCCGGTGCGCACAGGAATGACCAAAGTAGGGGTCCCCGGGGCGAAGGAAGGCTGGCAGAAAACTGATGTCACCATGGCCACAGTGCTGAAAAGCCAGGGCTATGCGACGGCGCAGTTCGGCAAAAACCATCAGGGTGATCGGGACGAACACCTCCCCACCCAGCATGGGTTCGATGAGTTCTTCGGCAATCTCTACCATCTAAATGCGGAGGAGGAGCCTGAGAATCGCGACTATCCGAAGAGCCCGGAGTTCAAGAAGAAGTTCGGGCCGCGGGGCGTCGTCAAGGCAACTGCCGATGGCAAGATTGAGGACACTGGTCCGCTGACAAAGAAGCGGATGGAGACGATCGATGCGGAAAGCGTCGCGGCAGCCAAGGAATTCATCCAGCGCCAGCACAAGGCCGGAAAGCCGTTTTTTTGCTGGTGGAATGCGACGCGTATGCACTTCCGGACGCACGTGAAGGAGGAACACAAGGGCCTCTCGGGCCCAAGCGGGGACGAATATCACGACGGGATGGTGGAGCACGACCTGCAGGTGGGTGAGCTGCTTAAGCTGATCGACGAGCTAGGTCTTGCGGAGAATACCATTGTACAGTACTCGACCGACAATGGACCGCACTTCAACACCTGGCCGGATGCGGGGAATACCCCTTTCCGCAGTGAGAAGAACTCCAACTGGGAAGGGGCCTACCGCGTGCCGTGCTTTGTGCGGTGGCCTGGCCATTTCCCGGCAGGCATTACTCTGAACGGCATCGTATCCCACGAGGACTGGTTGCCCACGTTTGCTGCTGCTGCCGGAGTGCCGGACATTGCGGAGAAACTCAAGGTAGGCGTGGAGCTCAATGGTCGAAAGTATAAAAACTACATCGATGGGACCAACCTACTCGACTATTTGACCGGCAAAACGAAGGAATCTCCCCGCAGCGAATTCATCTACGTGAACGATGATGGACAGGTGGTGGCCATCCGGTACGACGACTGGAAAGTTGTCTTCCTTGAAAATCGCGCCCATGCCTTTGAAGTCTGGCGAGAACCATTCACGGAATTGCGGGTGCCGCTCCTGTTCAACCTGCGTCGCGATCCCTTCGAAAAAGCACAACACAGTGCAAACGTGTACAACGACTGGTTCCTCGAGCGCGCCTTTGTCTGCGTGCCTCTCCAGGCTCTGGCCGCGAGGTTCCTGCAGTCCATGAAGGACTATCCGCCGAGCCAGACACCCGGCTCCTTCAATCTGGAAAAAATCCAGAAGACCCTTGAAGCCGCAGCCAGTGGTAGTTAG
- a CDS encoding lipase family alpha/beta hydrolase, translated as MNNRFFSCTVIALATVALAGCNTYSIATQKRPVHRSSTVAGQYIDRAGKRDGSGPEAQIGIYLDAAAAATKVLANAPSEVQARADYNFAVARIFDIIDAAGLKPWSAPLRCPGATHEWFLSLKSNSQPDQSPAHYQLVPADRYSFKGRLVVEQADKEGVGAALVAKSKVPDATKIDPFAQGKHVYYGITGLVDILGVNATLRVVDPLAQETVVMQGRTYPLAANFTAPIALALAELKPRKRELRGLFKPDEFTSGPRLARLQPYDPKKIPILCIHGLGDSQATWAPMIESLRADPVIRQNYQIWFFSYASGYPYPASAAFLRTQLDLINARYPDHKRIVVIGHSMGGMISRTLMTDSGMKLWYATYEKPPAETPFAEESTRQLMAKALIFEHRPEISRVIFASPSHRGADMATNFFGRLGSKIIGGPRNLLMGDTSALDLARPGSSGSQLKKMPNSIDFLDPDNRFVRNLAELPLAPGIPYHTIIGDRGKGGNKDRTPPVSSDGIVPYWSSHLDGAQSELIIPSGHWSNQHPRGIAEVNRILRLHLEED; from the coding sequence ATGAACAATCGCTTCTTCTCATGTACAGTGATCGCTCTGGCGACGGTGGCCCTGGCCGGGTGTAACACCTACTCCATCGCAACCCAAAAGAGGCCGGTCCACCGTTCGAGCACGGTTGCTGGACAATACATTGACCGGGCCGGGAAACGTGATGGCTCCGGACCTGAGGCCCAGATTGGGATCTATCTGGATGCCGCTGCCGCCGCGACTAAAGTGCTTGCGAATGCTCCTTCCGAAGTACAGGCACGTGCCGACTACAACTTCGCGGTGGCGCGTATCTTTGACATCATTGACGCCGCCGGGCTGAAGCCCTGGTCGGCGCCTTTGCGATGTCCAGGAGCCACGCACGAATGGTTTCTCTCGCTGAAGTCAAACTCGCAGCCGGATCAAAGCCCTGCCCACTACCAGCTCGTTCCGGCAGATCGCTATTCATTCAAAGGCAGGCTGGTGGTGGAGCAGGCTGACAAGGAAGGGGTGGGGGCGGCACTCGTGGCCAAGAGCAAGGTGCCAGATGCCACAAAGATCGATCCCTTCGCGCAAGGAAAACACGTTTACTATGGCATCACGGGGCTGGTGGACATCTTGGGGGTAAATGCCACGCTCAGGGTGGTGGACCCACTTGCCCAAGAAACGGTCGTGATGCAGGGGCGCACGTATCCTCTGGCCGCAAACTTCACCGCTCCCATTGCTCTTGCTCTGGCGGAATTGAAGCCGCGCAAGCGTGAGTTGCGCGGTCTCTTCAAGCCCGACGAGTTCACTAGCGGCCCGCGGTTGGCAAGACTCCAGCCCTATGACCCGAAGAAGATTCCAATTCTCTGCATCCACGGGCTCGGCGATTCGCAGGCCACCTGGGCACCGATGATTGAGTCGCTGCGCGCCGACCCGGTCATCCGGCAGAACTATCAAATTTGGTTTTTCAGCTATGCGTCTGGCTATCCCTATCCCGCCAGCGCGGCCTTCCTGAGGACGCAGCTTGACCTGATCAATGCCCGCTATCCGGACCACAAACGCATCGTGGTCATTGGACATAGCATGGGCGGCATGATCAGCCGCACGCTCATGACGGACAGTGGCATGAAACTCTGGTATGCCACCTATGAGAAGCCACCTGCGGAAACACCTTTCGCAGAGGAGAGCACGCGCCAATTGATGGCAAAAGCACTCATCTTTGAGCACCGCCCTGAGATCTCGCGCGTCATCTTTGCCTCGCCGTCACATAGAGGGGCGGACATGGCCACCAATTTCTTTGGCCGCCTGGGCTCCAAGATCATCGGTGGCCCGAGGAATCTGCTGATGGGGGATACCAGCGCCCTGGATCTCGCCAGGCCCGGCTCATCCGGCTCCCAGTTGAAGAAGATGCCAAACAGCATTGATTTCCTCGATCCTGACAACCGCTTTGTGAGGAATCTCGCCGAGTTGCCGCTCGCCCCCGGGATCCCGTATCACACCATCATAGGTGATCGCGGGAAGGGCGGGAATAAGGATCGCACCCCGCCAGTGAGCTCTGATGGCATCGTGCCTTACTGGAGCAGTCATCTGGACGGTGCCCAGAGCGAGCTCATCATCCCCAGTGGGCATTGGAGCAACCAGCACCCCCGGGGCATCGCGGAGGTCAACCGTATTTTGCGTCTGCATCTGGAGGAGGATTGA
- a CDS encoding arylsulfatase, translating into MKTIVAHIPTVTFMTGIKAAMMLALTVPPCLHAQTFDRSLHARENMEAAIPRPDQDEAVAGKLAAQERKTGRKPNILWIVVDDMGYGDPGCYGGGAITGASTPNIDRLAAGGLKLTSCYAQHTCTPTRSAILTGRLPVRTGLTRPILAGDKVMKNPWDGETSLPKLLSDAGYFTMLTGKWHVGESKGMRPHDIGFDEYYGYYPAQKEISQRFDVRRYPGLVLDPERLAAFEAVGPSDFLTHGFKGGETKELAQIKTIEDMGRADSVLIEHTLKRIGELAKGDKPFFIEHCFMKVHCDNFANPDFVGESEAKYPYKDAVHEVDLHVGALVKALEDAGVQGNTFVFFTSDNGPQMDAWPDAGYTPFRGAKGTTYEGGVRVPGIAYWKGMIAPGRISDDVFDLMDLFGVALSLAGVSMDRLPPDRYYDFVDQTSFLLHDYGLTRREAVYFWWGKELMACRMKEFKAHLKVIIPQAPHMYIDLSLIQDVGLAPWYFNLYLDPKEEMTVGHRLDPWMATVVGKLKTHAATFRTYPPKNVGL; encoded by the coding sequence ATGAAGACAATTGTCGCGCACATTCCAACGGTCACCTTTATGACAGGGATCAAAGCGGCCATGATGCTGGCTCTGACCGTTCCTCCCTGTTTGCATGCCCAGACCTTTGACCGGTCACTGCATGCTAGGGAAAACATGGAGGCCGCAATCCCACGGCCTGACCAGGACGAGGCCGTGGCGGGAAAGCTGGCCGCACAGGAAAGGAAAACGGGGAGGAAGCCCAATATCCTGTGGATCGTGGTAGATGACATGGGCTATGGCGACCCCGGATGCTATGGCGGCGGGGCGATCACGGGAGCGTCCACGCCGAACATCGACCGTCTGGCGGCGGGTGGCTTGAAGCTGACTTCCTGCTATGCACAGCACACCTGCACGCCCACACGCTCGGCCATTCTCACAGGCCGGCTGCCGGTGCGCACGGGACTCACCCGCCCCATCCTTGCGGGTGACAAAGTCATGAAGAATCCCTGGGATGGTGAAACGAGCCTGCCCAAGTTGCTCAGTGACGCGGGTTACTTCACCATGCTGACTGGCAAGTGGCACGTTGGCGAGAGCAAGGGCATGCGCCCGCATGACATTGGGTTCGATGAATATTACGGATACTATCCTGCCCAAAAGGAAATCTCCCAGCGTTTCGATGTGCGGAGATACCCCGGCCTGGTGCTCGATCCTGAGCGGCTGGCAGCGTTTGAGGCTGTGGGGCCGTCGGATTTTCTCACTCATGGCTTCAAAGGGGGCGAGACAAAAGAACTGGCGCAGATCAAAACCATTGAGGATATGGGGCGGGCAGACAGCGTCCTCATAGAGCACACGCTAAAGCGAATTGGAGAATTGGCGAAGGGCGACAAACCTTTCTTCATCGAGCATTGCTTCATGAAGGTACACTGCGACAACTTTGCCAATCCTGACTTTGTTGGGGAGAGTGAAGCGAAGTACCCCTACAAGGATGCGGTGCATGAGGTGGATCTGCATGTGGGAGCACTCGTGAAGGCTCTGGAGGACGCGGGAGTGCAGGGGAACACCTTTGTGTTCTTTACGTCTGACAACGGGCCGCAGATGGATGCCTGGCCTGATGCCGGATACACTCCGTTTCGCGGAGCCAAAGGCACCACCTATGAAGGCGGGGTGCGGGTGCCAGGTATCGCGTATTGGAAAGGAATGATCGCTCCAGGGCGCATAAGTGATGACGTGTTCGACCTGATGGATCTCTTTGGTGTCGCTTTAAGTCTGGCCGGAGTCTCAATGGACAGGCTGCCTCCGGATCGATACTATGACTTTGTGGATCAAACGTCATTCCTTCTCCATGATTATGGGCTGACCCGGCGTGAAGCCGTGTATTTTTGGTGGGGCAAGGAACTTATGGCCTGCCGGATGAAGGAGTTCAAAGCACATCTAAAGGTCATCATTCCGCAGGCGCCCCATATGTACATCGATTTGTCGCTGATTCAGGACGTTGGACTCGCACCATGGTACTTCAATCTCTATCTTGACCCCAAGGAGGAGATGACGGTGGGCCATCGGCTTGATCCTTGGATGGCCACAGTTGTGGGCAAGCTCAAGACTCACGCTGCCACCTTCAGAACGTACCCGCCGAAAAATGTGGGGCTGTGA
- the purU gene encoding formyltetrahydrofolate deformylase produces the protein MPSTDTATLLIHCPDQPGLVHAVTGFIFAHQGNILDLEQHIDPPENLFFMRVEWAVENFTLAKEEISAAFTPLGEKYRMGWTLHFSSERKRVALFVSRESHCLYDLLSRHEAGELPVEIPVIVSNHELLRPAAERFGIPFHHFPMTPGTKAAQEKAQIDLLREHRVDTVVLARYMQILSEDLIREFPNQILNIHHSFLPAFVGAKPYHQAYERGVKIIGATSHYVTAALDQGPIIHQDVMRVTHEDSVADLVRLGKDLEKTVLAKALWWHVRDKVLVYHNKTVVFS, from the coding sequence ATGCCCTCAACAGACACAGCCACTCTCCTCATCCACTGCCCCGATCAACCGGGCTTGGTTCATGCCGTGACGGGCTTCATCTTTGCCCATCAAGGAAACATCCTGGATCTGGAGCAGCACATCGATCCGCCGGAGAATTTATTCTTCATGCGGGTGGAATGGGCCGTGGAGAACTTCACCTTGGCCAAGGAGGAGATCTCGGCCGCCTTCACCCCCCTGGGTGAAAAGTACCGTATGGGCTGGACGCTGCATTTCTCCAGCGAGCGCAAACGTGTCGCGCTTTTCGTCTCCAGAGAAAGTCACTGTCTCTATGACCTGCTCTCGCGGCATGAGGCAGGCGAACTCCCCGTCGAGATCCCGGTGATCGTGAGCAACCACGAACTCCTCCGGCCAGCGGCGGAGAGATTTGGTATCCCGTTCCACCACTTCCCCATGACCCCTGGCACCAAGGCAGCGCAGGAGAAAGCTCAAATCGATCTGCTGCGGGAGCACCGGGTGGACACCGTCGTGCTGGCCCGCTACATGCAGATCCTGAGCGAGGATCTCATCCGCGAGTTTCCCAATCAGATCCTCAACATTCACCACTCCTTCCTGCCAGCATTCGTGGGAGCAAAACCTTACCATCAAGCTTATGAAAGGGGGGTCAAGATCATCGGGGCCACCAGCCACTATGTGACAGCAGCCCTGGATCAGGGACCCATCATCCACCAAGACGTGATGCGGGTGACCCATGAGGACAGCGTGGCCGACCTGGTGAGACTGGGGAAAGACCTGGAAAAGACCGTACTGGCCAAGGCCCTCTGGTGGCACGTGAGAGACAAGGTGCTGGTGTACCACAACAAGACGGTGGTGTTCTCCTGA
- a CDS encoding arylsulfatase, with protein sequence MRALIPFLTLWCVAAGTLPAATPGDGSVLPFPPAPMAGEAKPRLQDSTMKWPDEPQRLPKDAPSILIVLIDDVGFGVAETFGGEVHTPTLTKLANEGLRYNRFHTTSICSPTRASLLTGRNHTRVGSGTIAERAVAFDGYTGIIPRTAATLAEVLKQYGYHTSAFGKWHNTPATETTAIGPKDRWPNGYGFEYFYGFLAGETSQWEPRLVENYDAVEPPHDDPRYHLTEDMVQKALEWLDKRESFAPDKPFLMYWAPGGVHGPHHIFPEWADKYKGKFNDGWDAYRERVHKRQLERGIIPPGTKLTPRDETMTAWKDIPENQRAFQQRGMELFAGYVEHTDAQVGRLVAGLEKRGLRENTLIFYIWGDNGSSAEGQQGSISELLAQNNIPNTVEQQIAALEKLGGLAALGSSKTDNMYHSGWAWAGGTPFKATKLVASHFGGTRNPLVVSWPKGIKPDKAIRSQFAHVIDIAPTLYEVLGILPPKVVNGQEQIPLDGMSFASTFTKADAPAAKTVQFFDNNGSRAIYKEGWYACTFGPFIPWNTPASAPRIAKWDSAADEWELYDLTRDFSQADDLAKRRPDKLAELKQEFLTLAEDNKDFPIGAGNWLRLHPADRIQTSYTSWTFNRNTRRMPEFAAPGIGRQSNAITIDVEVKEGASGVLYALGGSGGGVTCYLDRGHLVYLYNMMIIEQYAARSEIQLPAGKHKIEVLTHIAGLAKGGAVTLQVNGREVGRAELKRTVPAAFSASETFDVGVDLGSTVALDYFDKRPFAFEGEIHAIKVALTK encoded by the coding sequence ATGAGAGCTTTGATACCCTTTCTCACGCTTTGGTGCGTGGCCGCCGGGACTCTGCCTGCAGCCACTCCGGGCGATGGATCAGTGCTGCCATTTCCTCCTGCTCCCATGGCGGGGGAGGCGAAGCCGCGGCTACAGGACTCTACCATGAAGTGGCCTGACGAGCCGCAACGTCTTCCCAAGGATGCGCCAAGCATTCTCATCGTGCTCATCGATGATGTGGGCTTTGGCGTGGCGGAAACCTTCGGAGGTGAGGTGCATACGCCCACGCTCACCAAGCTGGCGAATGAAGGGTTGCGGTACAACCGGTTTCACACCACCTCGATCTGCTCTCCCACTCGTGCCTCATTGCTCACGGGGCGCAATCACACAAGGGTGGGATCAGGCACCATCGCGGAGCGGGCCGTGGCGTTCGATGGCTATACGGGCATCATTCCCAGAACGGCCGCCACGCTCGCGGAGGTCCTGAAGCAATATGGTTATCATACGTCAGCCTTTGGCAAATGGCACAACACGCCCGCCACGGAGACCACCGCCATCGGCCCGAAGGATCGCTGGCCCAATGGGTACGGATTCGAATATTTCTACGGGTTTCTCGCGGGTGAGACCTCACAGTGGGAGCCTCGGCTCGTGGAGAATTATGATGCGGTGGAACCGCCCCATGATGACCCCAGGTACCACCTCACGGAGGACATGGTGCAGAAGGCGCTCGAATGGCTCGACAAGCGCGAGTCCTTCGCCCCGGACAAGCCCTTTCTCATGTACTGGGCCCCCGGTGGGGTGCATGGCCCGCATCACATCTTTCCCGAGTGGGCGGACAAGTACAAAGGCAAATTCAATGATGGATGGGATGCCTATCGAGAACGCGTGCACAAGCGCCAGCTTGAGAGGGGTATCATTCCTCCTGGCACCAAGCTCACGCCGCGTGATGAAACCATGACCGCCTGGAAGGACATTCCCGAAAACCAGCGAGCCTTCCAGCAGCGTGGCATGGAGCTCTTTGCTGGCTATGTGGAGCACACAGATGCGCAGGTGGGGCGCCTGGTTGCTGGACTGGAGAAACGCGGGCTGCGGGAGAACACGCTCATCTTCTACATCTGGGGCGACAATGGCTCTAGCGCGGAGGGCCAGCAGGGGTCGATCAGCGAGTTGCTTGCCCAGAACAACATCCCCAATACGGTGGAGCAGCAAATCGCCGCGCTGGAGAAGCTGGGAGGGCTTGCTGCCCTGGGCTCTTCAAAGACGGACAACATGTACCACTCAGGATGGGCGTGGGCGGGAGGCACCCCTTTCAAGGCGACAAAACTCGTGGCCTCCCACTTTGGCGGGACACGCAACCCCCTGGTTGTTTCCTGGCCCAAGGGTATCAAGCCAGACAAGGCCATCCGCAGTCAGTTCGCCCATGTCATAGACATCGCACCGACCCTCTATGAAGTGCTCGGGATCCTGCCGCCGAAGGTGGTGAATGGTCAGGAGCAGATCCCGCTCGACGGAATGAGCTTTGCCTCCACCTTTACCAAGGCGGATGCACCTGCGGCAAAGACGGTGCAGTTCTTCGACAACAATGGCAGTCGTGCCATCTACAAGGAGGGCTGGTACGCTTGCACCTTTGGTCCCTTCATCCCCTGGAACACGCCGGCATCTGCGCCGCGGATTGCCAAGTGGGACTCCGCCGCTGACGAGTGGGAGCTCTACGATTTGACGAGGGACTTCTCGCAAGCGGACGATCTGGCAAAGCGGAGGCCGGACAAGCTTGCGGAACTGAAGCAGGAATTCCTGACGCTGGCAGAGGACAACAAGGACTTTCCCATTGGGGCGGGCAACTGGCTGCGGCTGCATCCTGCCGACCGGATCCAGACCTCCTACACAAGCTGGACTTTCAACCGCAATACCCGTCGGATGCCGGAGTTCGCTGCGCCAGGCATTGGTCGGCAGAGCAATGCCATCACCATCGATGTGGAAGTTAAAGAAGGGGCGAGTGGCGTGCTATACGCGCTCGGTGGCTCAGGGGGCGGGGTCACGTGTTACCTCGACAGGGGCCATCTCGTGTACCTCTATAACATGATGATCATCGAGCAATACGCAGCCCGAAGCGAGATCCAGCTTCCCGCTGGCAAGCACAAAATTGAAGTGCTCACCCACATTGCCGGACTGGCCAAAGGGGGGGCAGTCACTCTTCAGGTGAATGGAAGGGAGGTGGGAAGAGCGGAGCTGAAGCGCACCGTGCCCGCGGCGTTTTCCGCCAGCGAGACTTTTGATGTCGGCGTGGACCTGGGCTCGACGGTAGCCCTCGACTACTTCGACAAGCGTCCGTTTGCCTTCGAAGGGGAGATCCACGCAATAAAAGTGGCGTTGACGAAGTGA
- a CDS encoding DUF1254 domain-containing protein: MNLLPVTLAILLGSSWTASAADKRTAPPELGDLAGAEAKAFYLGLDAVIWGYPAVFFEDLMLERTQPEIVRKGNPQSLVNQFGHVRELRGPEFTQIATPNNDTLYSQAFCDVSREPLILSVPKVDDKRYYAMQFWDPNGDTFGYVGTRTTGREVGHYGLVGPGWKGELPAGVKRIDCPYNGFVSWGRTGVNGPEDVPNARAIQDQLLLTPLSRFGKAGAPVVPDESFSRQRVTFSVPEDLPEELLFFFKLARALRFTPPKAGQDDVIAASLAKIGFKDGNTVFDYHHLTAGQKRGLAKAYQFGQHLMDVEAETTGQTVRGWRWSPKSGILGTDYLFRAAWAKWFTGGNAPEEAIYMDGRNDDTGQPFDGKKRYVMHFEKESLPKVSAFWSISMYHLSDGSFVENSIKRYSIGDRTPGLTANEDGSLTLYIQHDPPESATQKANWLPAPKGGFYLNLRLYGPDDSLQTGVWAPPPVTPVK, translated from the coding sequence ATGAATCTATTACCAGTTACCCTGGCCATCTTGTTGGGATCTTCCTGGACGGCGTCTGCTGCCGACAAACGAACGGCTCCACCCGAGCTTGGGGATCTGGCGGGGGCTGAAGCCAAGGCATTCTACCTCGGGCTGGATGCGGTGATCTGGGGCTATCCGGCGGTCTTTTTCGAAGATCTGATGCTGGAGCGCACCCAGCCGGAGATTGTAAGAAAAGGCAATCCTCAATCGCTCGTGAATCAATTTGGGCACGTGCGTGAGCTGCGGGGGCCGGAGTTTACGCAGATTGCAACTCCCAACAACGACACTCTTTATTCCCAGGCCTTTTGCGATGTGTCGCGCGAGCCGCTCATTCTTTCCGTGCCGAAGGTGGACGACAAGAGGTACTACGCAATGCAATTTTGGGATCCGAATGGCGACACCTTCGGCTATGTCGGCACCCGAACGACGGGGCGCGAGGTGGGTCACTATGGACTCGTGGGGCCCGGCTGGAAAGGGGAGCTGCCTGCGGGTGTGAAGCGTATTGACTGCCCCTACAACGGCTTCGTCTCATGGGGGCGAACCGGAGTGAATGGACCGGAGGATGTGCCGAATGCCCGTGCCATTCAGGACCAGCTCCTGCTAACCCCGCTCAGTCGCTTTGGCAAAGCTGGAGCGCCAGTTGTGCCAGACGAGAGTTTTTCCAGGCAACGCGTCACCTTCTCCGTGCCGGAGGATCTGCCAGAGGAGCTCCTTTTTTTCTTCAAGCTGGCCCGCGCCTTGAGATTTACACCTCCCAAAGCCGGTCAGGATGATGTGATTGCTGCCAGCCTTGCCAAGATTGGTTTCAAAGATGGAAACACGGTTTTTGACTATCACCATCTGACTGCGGGGCAGAAGCGCGGGCTTGCCAAAGCCTACCAGTTTGGTCAGCACCTCATGGATGTAGAAGCGGAGACCACCGGGCAAACCGTTCGGGGCTGGCGGTGGAGCCCCAAGTCGGGGATTCTTGGTACTGACTATCTTTTCCGCGCAGCATGGGCCAAGTGGTTCACTGGCGGCAACGCTCCCGAGGAAGCAATTTACATGGATGGGCGAAATGACGACACGGGGCAGCCGTTTGATGGGAAGAAGCGCTATGTAATGCACTTCGAAAAGGAATCGCTGCCGAAGGTCTCAGCCTTCTGGTCGATTTCTATGTATCACCTGTCGGACGGTTCCTTCGTTGAGAACTCCATCAAACGCTATTCCATCGGAGATAGGACTCCGGGGCTGACTGCGAACGAAGATGGTTCGCTAACGCTGTACATTCAACACGATCCTCCGGAAAGTGCCACGCAGAAGGCCAATTGGCTCCCAGCACCCAAAGGAGGCTTCTATCTGAACCTCCGACTCTACGGGCCAGATGACAGCCTGCAGACTGGCGTCTGGGCACCTCCTCCTGTAACGCCCGTCAAGTGA